The Plasmodium gaboni strain SY75 chromosome 9, whole genome shotgun sequence DNA segment tctaatatatttaagaatgaacatgataataaatattttgatagtaaaataaaaagtaataataaacaatatttattatattcctttttaagaaaacaattttttttgaataaaagcggaaaaaattatatatacttcTTAGGcttgtttttaaaaaatataacatcTTCTGATTTAATACAAACAGTTATGAagatttttatttataaatatcatatGAATTTACAGTATAccttaaatatattattattatatttaaatgcATTTGAGAAGAAGGTTGAGAAGCATGAAAATAATGGattgaagaaaaataaaaatggaaaaGAAGACGATGTAAGTGTATATATAGATGTAGAGAATAACATTAAAAGAAATGTAGAAATAAAACAGtttgataattataatattatggGTCATCATGCATTTTATGAATCCGAATTAAACAcaaatgatgataatgatgatataaaaaatgtaaatagtaacttattattacaaaatGGAAACAAtcaaaacaaaaataatataaatgatataaattataaaaataatattgatgaaaataaaattatatctctttatatatattttgatataataaatatatttcctcctaatttttttgagtgtattaatgaaataaatttaataaaagatatacagaatatatttaatttattaatatatttacatgaggaatatatattacttgagaaaagaaatatgaaatataaatattctaaaatttttaaaaagatcaaaaaacaaaatataaaagattatcctttgtattattataatagtGCTAAGATGTATTTTCCTTTaattatatcatcattaatatctcattcttttttttttattatgaacCAGTATTCGAATTTTATATTACCtaattttcatataataaatttttatgaaaaattttttagtaataaatatttatacacattatgtgataataatgtgtatcttaaaatattgaatgaatcatttataatatgtatgaacatattaaagataaaaaatgaCCAACAGGAGGAACAGCAAGgtaattatattaatatgaaaGTTGACAAGGAAAATTTGACAAATGAggataaaatatatgagTATAGAGATATATCAGATGATGATAAAACGTTAATAAgtcatattaataataataataataataataataattacaatTTTGATAAAACTTCAGAGTCTGTGAAACCCAAATGTGAGGAGAAGaaagaaagaaatattttatataatgatatcAATAGAATAGatatcaatataatatcatgTCTTTTTAaagtttatataatatttcttaaaGATTATAgttctttttttctctcttctataatgatattattaaaaaataatataattttattaaatgatatatattttatggatatatataaaacaatatataattatttacaaaaggatgaaaaaaaatataccaacttatttaaatatttaatttcttcaatatttcaatattttttttNNNNNNNNNNNNNNNNNNNNNNttcttcatatatattatcatctccattttgttttaaaaaacaaattttaaattttttacaAACTATTTTGAACAAACAAAAAGGTTCTGATCATTTTAAAGGCTtatcaaatttttttcttcttaaTAATTGGTAATGAGCAAAcacaaaaattaaaatgaaaataatgataaaaatataggaatataaaatatatatatatatatatatatatatagaaaaatatgaaaatataaatataggAAATGCAATTAAAACGTGTATGGATATTCTGAACTGTTATTCTGAATAAGTTTACATTGtcaaattataatttatattatgtctatatatatatatatatatatattttatatgttttgctttttttcttttcctttttttttttttttttgttcacattttaattttgtttattatttattcatttgttttttaattttaattttttttttttttaaatcgaaataaaaattcataaaactctttttaataatatatttgtagtacacatttttcataactcatttttgttttacttttttcctttccttttttttatcatctatcaattatatatatatatgtttatttattttattaattataccatttattattttattttattttatttaattatttatttattttttttctgtgttgctttattaaatatataaaagaaattattacATCAGGATTTATATTCtaataaatcaaaaaaatattaaaattaaaaaaacaatataaaaagaactaataatattataataatgattaAAAAATATCTGTTCAAATTATGTTCCTTGAgataatatttgtataaataaaaatttgtaaagaaaatgtaaatatatatatatatatttatataaatcaaagaaagaaaagaaaaaaaaaaaatagaatgtcctctttattatatatatattagaaaCTATGTACCNNNNNNNNNNNNNNNNNNNNNNNNNNNNNNNNNNNNNNNNNNNNNNNNNNNNNNNNNNNNNNNNNNNNNNNNNNNNNNNNNNNNNNNNNNNNNNNNNNNNNNNNNNNNNNNNNNNNNNNNNNNNNNNNNNNNNNNNNNNNNNNNNNNNNNNNNNNNNNNNNNNNNNNNNNNNNNNNNNNNNNNNNNNNNNNNNNNNNNNNNNNNNNNNNNNNNNNNNNNNNNNNNNNNNNNNNNNNNNNNNNNNNNNNNNNNNNNNNNNNNNNNNNNNNNNNNNNNNNNNNNNNNNNNNNNNNNNNNNNNaaaaaaaatataaataaaaaaaaaaaaaaaaaaaaaaaaatatttttttatattttttttatataaaaaaataaaaaaaaaaaaaaaaaaaaaaaaaaaaaaaaaaaaaaaaaaaaaaaaaaaaataaaaataaaattttttttaaaaattttaaaaaaaaaaaaaaaaaaaaaaaaaaaaaaaaaaaactaaagaaaaaatcaaataaataaatatatatatatatatatatatatatatttattatataatagaaTTTAAAggtatattattaaaaaaaaagaaaaaaaaaaagagtaatgaataaatagtaaaaaaaaataaataaaatttttaaatatatccATGTGTGTGTGTTTCTATACcttttatttctatattgttgtattttttttcttaaatatagaaatgtgtaaatataaaggggggaaaaaataaattatatttcaaacaaagatatatttgtatatatttttataggTATAcgtttaatatatatatatatatatatatatatatatatatatatatatatttaatatcttttttttgttcatatattttcttaattAAATTTACTATAAAGgttttaatttaatttaattttttaaattaattatctatatgtatttaaaataaaattatttgttatattatttttcttttattttattgatttattttattgatttatattttatttcttatataacCTTTTGAAATGTGGTGTAGAAATTATTCTTGTTTAcatgaatattttttttttttttttttgaaacGATAGGTATATGCATATGACGAATGTATgtctatatatataaatatataaatatatatatttatttatttatttatgacaatatatattgctcttatcattaattttatttatagaaaataCCTTTTTATTATGCAGACAAAAGCTATATAACTGAATgtcttttattttataataaataaaatatatataataacaaaaacCTTTTAATAAAGGCAGGAATTATTGTTTgtgtttttatttttattttatttttttaattatgatattccaatatatatatatttatatatatatgtaatataaaagatattgGCTAAAGAGTCTATAGTGATAATATGAAGTGGATATaaggagaaaaaaaaaaaaaaaaaagaaagaaagaaaagaaaGGAAAGGAAATAATCTaatgttaatataaaataatatatatatatatatatatatatgtatgtatgtatgtatgtatttcctttttttatataagaTAATTTTACATTTTTGAATTTCATGTGACTCCATAAATAACAATGGGCAATACAGTGACAACATTTTTTAGAGATTGTTGTAATAgattatttaataaaagtaTAGTTTTTCAAATTAGAATATGTGGACCTGCTCAAAGTGGAAAAACAACATTtgtaaaatttttaatgtgtaatcaatttttaaaagtaaAGCCTACAGAAGgtaaaaagaataataattagacggaataaataaataaataaaaatatatatggattgacattatatatatatatatatatatatatatatatatttatttatttatttatttatttattatgtttgTTGATAGGCCTACTTGTTGAAAAAATTGATTATGAGGAATTCTCTGTAATTATTTGGGATTCAAGATATAGCCTGGAAGATGATGTAATACGATAAAACTATTAGGATAtgcatataaataaatatatatatatatatgtgtgtttttattttttttttttttttttaggCGTCTATTAACAAATTAGATATCGACGCtgtaatttattttattgatCTTTCTGACCAAGGAAGATTAAAAATAGGttggaaaaaaaagaaaaaataacgaattagtaatatatatatgtatgtagttttttatatattattataaataagaaaatatatttatatatatacattttgAGAAAGAggcatatatatatatatatatatatatgtatatcttttttttttttttttttttttacttccttttatatgtatatatgtatatatttatatatagcTAAAAAGGGGTTTTACAAAGTATTAGAAGATTTTGACCATGTTGATAATGTTTTAGTTGTTGCTAGCAAGCAAGATAAAAAAGGTTGTATGACATTAAATCATGTCAGGAAGGAATTAAAAATTGACAAGATTGTTGACAGGAATTGGtaagaatataaataaataaatatatatatatatatatatatatttatatttataatattccttttcatttttttttttgtttgttttttttttttttttttttatttacagCTTTTTAGCAGAATGCTCCTCAAAAACAGGGCATGGAATTGAGTATTCAATGAACTGGCTTTTTAATCAATTAATgattaaaagaaaaaaaagtttatgtcttttaaaataaaaagaaaaaaaaaaaatgattttcttatcttatatttatttatatattttttctattattcatattatttattattattatttttttttttttttttatgttatttaattttttatttatttgaaaataaatcttatatatatattaggtatatataaaatttttcaTTCTCAAAAcacaaaagaaaaaaaaaaaaaaaaaaaattatataaataaaaatatatatatatatatatatatatataatatatatattttttttttcgtttaattaaaaaaaaattatatttttttgtttgataatatattatgttcCTATTTTAATGTGCTTAAAttagtaataatattagtacatcacaaaaatatatacacatatatattatatatatatatatatatttgtgatgcgattttttttatattaaagaGAACATCTCTTATGTTTTAATAGGTCACATATTATGtgtattataattaatgattattttatttttaaataatattatgtcAATGATTTATAAGAATTGCCAGTAcatataaagaataatatcattttttttaaagcagataatattatatatatatatatatatatatatatatatatatatatatatattaatatgcCGAAACaatgtatttataatgaattaatcgaataatttaaaaaaaaaaaaaaaactattAAGTTATAAAATAGAAATGATAAAATGTATACAACTCTATCTTATTACTGTGTGCATACtacttataaatattgtgTGTAAAACTTACAGAGATAATTCTTATGCTGCATATATAAGGAATAATATACACAATAATCATAGGactaaaaaaaagatatatagAAGATATGctcaaaaaaaaaaagagaaagaaagttatgaagaatattttaaagaactagataaaatttttaatgaATATGATTATGATGCAGATCAAGttgaagaagaagaaaagaaaaaagaacaagaattaaatttaataacagaaaaagatttattagaaattaatttttgtaATTATGAAAAGGATCCACGTAGTTTAGCTAACCTGGTTAAAGACAAAAGTGAAGAAGaaatagaaaaagaaaatattcaaaataatcaaaatgaTCAAAATGatcaaaataatacattaGAATATAGCTATGATTATGATCgtatattaaaaaaaaaaaaatttctcaaagaaaaaatagaatataaagataaatttatattaaatgaaaatcATAATAAGCTTATCAATAATATAGATACCAGTTTTATGAACgattttttaaataattataaaaatgattttaATAAACCATTTTATAAAGCTAGACGGGATCAATATTTTGCTCGTGAGGATCTAACCCAagatgaaataaaaaataacaatCAAATGGAATATAAAGAAggtaatatttataataatagtaataattatatatatgatgacGAGAAGAAAAAAGCTCCATATGATCATAAAATTTCAAAGGATGatcaaaataatgaagaCCTGTTAAACGAAAATCTAGAAAGTGTTCTATTTCTAAAAAGAATAAGAAACACTTTTGATATagaaagaaatatttatattaatgatTCAATAAAAGacataaaagaaaaatatgataatcAGGGAGATAAAACAAACATATGGAATAATATCaatgataatgataaagGAAGAGATGAAGAGAATAGGTTTCATAAATATGTTGAagagaaaataaaaaatgcaaatacagatgaaaatattgataaattaattttaaagaaatacataaatatgTTTTCAATAGATGAAGAAGTTCTAAATATTAAtgagaaaataaaaaaatgtgaaAATGTACATTCAATTTTAGAAATTTTTAAAGAGAATAAACGTATCAATATAATCAATATAATGTATgcatttatatatatagatagatttaaatgtttaaatataacagaatatttatatgaaaaaagGTTTGCTTATATAACATATGCATTAGAAGAGATcatgaaatattatttatacgTATTAAACAAGAAAGGTTTAAAAGActtatataagaaaaaaaatataaaaaatttaaataacataaatgaagaagacacagaaaaaaaaaatataaaaaatataaaaaatttaaataatataaatgaagaagacacagaaaaacaaaacaaaataCACATGGATgataacaataataatgagAGTTCTAATAAggataataattatgataatgatCATTTTGAACGTAGGACCTTACAACTgaatgataaaaatttaatttttttaattaaatatatgaataaactaaaattattttacataaatataaatttatataatatgtttttcttaatattatcCAAGTCCTTTCCTTTATGTAGTGCTAATTcttttgttattttattatcttatatgaatgaatataattattataataataatatacataagaagattaatatttctatattgAATGAAGTgtttcatatttttaaaagagATGGAATAAAATCAAGCGGTTTGAATTTTGCtcattttaaaatattacttcctttattaataaagtataaatatgttaataataatatttttaaacttttatatttatattttgaaaaggatataaagaatatgaTGAAAACATTAACAAGTAACATGAAAAAGAAGGAACGTAAAGAAATTTGTAATGTTTTGTTTTATGATGTTAAAACAAAGgaacaagaaaaaaataaagaaaaatatctttcctatttaaaatatgaagaaatgaaagaaaaaaaagaaagcATGGAAATTTTATCACAacttttaaattatttaatgatATGTAAATTTA contains these protein-coding regions:
- a CDS encoding putative ADP-ribosylation factor, producing the protein MGNTVTTFFRDCCNRLFNKSIVFQIRICGPAQSGKTTFVKFLMCNQFLKVKPTEGLLVEKIDYEEFSVIIWDSRYSLEDDASINKLDIDAVIYFIDLSDQGRLKIAKKGFYKVLEDFDHVDNVLVVASKQDKKGCMTLNHVRKELKIDKIVDRNCFLAECSSKTGHGIEYSMNWLFNQLMIKRKKSLCLLK
- a CDS encoding hypothetical protein (conserved Plasmodium protein, unknown function), whose translation is MIKCIQLYLITVCILLINIVCKTYRDNSYAAYIRNNIHNNHRTKKKIYRRYAQKKKEKESYEEYFKELDKIFNEYDYDADQVEEEEKKKEQELNLITEKDLLEINFCNYEKDPRSLANLVKDKSEEEIEKENIQNNQNDQNDQNNTLEYSYDYDRILKKKKFLKEKIEYKDKFILNENHNKLINNIDTSFMNDFLNNYKNDFNKPFYKARRDQYFAREDLTQDEIKNNNQMEYKEGNIYNNSNNYIYDDEKKKAPYDHKISKDDQNNEDLLNENLESVLFLKRIRNTFDIERNIYINDSIKDIKEKYDNQGDKTNIWNNINDNDKGRDEENRFHKYVEEKIKNANTDENIDKLILKKYINMFSIDEEVLNINEKIKKCENVHSILEIFKENKRINIINIMYAFIYIDRFKCLNITEYLYEKRFAYITYALEEIMKYYLYVLNKKGLKDLYKKKNIKNLNNINEEDTEKKNIKNIKNLNNINEEDTEKQNKIHMDDNNNNESSNKDNNYDNDHFERRTLQLNDKNLIFLIKYMNKLKLFYININLYNMFFLILSKSFPLCSANSFVILLSYMNEYNYYNNNIHKKINISILNEVFHIFKRDGIKSSGLNFAHFKILLPLLIKYKYVNNNIFKLLYLYFEKDIKNMMKTLTSNMKKKERKEICNVLFYDVKTKEQEKNKEKYLSYLKYEEMKEKKESMEILSQLLNYLMICKFNEEDTLVLKLIEIFIDYMHLLDVDQLLNIFFNYHIFQYSNEKIIYRCKQELLNRKSLLKDYHINKILSFIIYNYRKAEIYRNYYRHWFNYKNYIIYRNDECVDTISSNENITQKEHETYKMKKKNTQNNINDKKENTPIENMDNNQYDDNNNNNNSHNNSNNNSNNSYSRCHSFYDNLSEEGNVKKLPSNISVKEVLEKRKEIKQFKKDYYINKKIFKDIEFIYDLTHDIHIYVSFKNVHLLKLVYSIYLLSLLFYKNMDVLRIASEIAYDLTDTNIFSFIDQYSYYLYDDIYIVIKTFKYISFFSMDLIDIWKKFFFLLNHFVNNLNLENIYDIFFFIHIAKITNLKNENYDVFHLLTSRMKNIVKILFTHNIKNFNTYPHTYILNILNMINDEKNEHVTDFLQYFFYSIYKRIQYLSSHDDNMLADLLYDKDKMDVPNTNIEDNMKKVNNKYNEDDKSVDDNKSVDDNKSVDDNKSVDDNKSVDDNINSFNNNIKIDRFEKKDNNIYIFSNKSDTKNKESNNIYKNVNNYIYNFKDIRLFIKIFLRYYKQDQENFNLQIVDFILYNSEVFFFNMWTNRRYYQRHYFFGNEIKEFLHLLKELIQNKLYNSNIMYRCVNIFKYIINIQSTINIQDISNIKCNLYSNFFLHFDNINDVNLWKYIRKVFLIQSDI